TGAAGCCGACCTCGACGTTGGACGCGCCGAACGCGACCAGCGGCTCGAGGCTCTGGTACGGCACCGGGATCGTCGCCAGTCCCTGCTTCACCCATTTCTCGCAGCCGAGCGGCTTCATGCCGTCCTCGACGTCGACCGGATAGTTGCCCTGCTCCAGGAAAAGCATCAGGCCGTTGATCAGCTCCTCGGTGACGTCGCAGACGGGCATGAAGAGCGTCGTGCCGGGCTGGTTCGCGTTCCAGGTGTTGAACGACATGAACGCGGGCGAGCTGTGCGGCAGGTCGATCCGCTCGCTCGAGATCTGCACGCGCCGGTCGACGAAGACGGCGACGAGCTTCTCGAGATCGTCCATGCGCGAGATCTCCTGCATCCGCTCGGGATGCGTGCCGCGGATCTTCACGACGTAGGTGCCCTCGTCGTTGCTGTAGAAGAGCTCCGTGGCGTGCGATCCGCACGGGCTCGGGAAGGTCCGGCCGCTGTACTCGAGCATGGTGTTGCAGTTGCCGTCCCAGACCTCTCCCGGAGCGAGCTCCTCCTTACGCGTGTGCGGCATGTCGGCCAGGTTCATTCCCGACATCCCCGTCGCCGCCATGCAGAGCAGCGCCTCTTCCTCGAACGAGAGCGGCAGCGGCTCGGCGTGCGACTTGTACGCGTTGGGTCCGCGCGGAATCTCCATGCCCAGGCCGAAGCGGCGTGAGCGGCGGGTGAAGATCGACTCGAAGAGCGGCGTCGACCAGACTTCTTCGAGCAGCTTGCGCGTCTCGGAATCCATCGCCATGGCTCGTCCCTCCTGCTGGACAAGATTCATCATACGAGCCGGTCGCGCGATGGGGTAAGATGATTTTCATGGAGCTGCGCAGCGTTCTCGGTGGGCGACGTTCGATCCGCTTCTTCGACCCGGACCGCCCGGTCGAGCGAGCGAAGATCCAGAGAATCCTGGAGGCGATGCGGATCGCCTCGTGCGCGGTGAACGCGCACTGGCTGCGCGCGGTCGTGGTGAACCGCGCGGAGATCCCGGCCGCGACGCTCGAAGCGCTGAAGACACCCGTCGCGGGATTGGTCCAGGAGCTCGCTCCGGTCCACATCTACTGCTACCTCGACGCGGGCGTCGTCACGCGGATGAAGGGCGCGCGGCTGAAGGAGCTCGTGGACGTCGGCGCGCTGAATCCGACGCACGGCTGGAGCCACCGCTTCGTCGACGAGTTCGTCTATCCGCAGATCCTCGAACCGATGACGAAAAGCCCCGGCTACCTCGTCTCGTCCGCGTTCGACTGCGGCGGCGCGGGCACGCAGGGGCTGCTGGTCGCCGTCGACGAAGGGCTCGGCGCGTGCTGGACCGCATTCAATCCCGTGCCCGCGAAGGAGCTGCTCGGCATTCCCGACGACTGGGTGCCGCTGTACTGCTTGAACCTGGGCTACTCGCTCGAGTCGAAGGAGGCCGGCGGCCAGCGCCCGCGGCCCGCGTTCGAGGAGCTGTACTTCGAGGGGCGCGTGGGAAAGCCATTCGCACGCGATCCGGAAGTGGTGAGCGAGCTCGAGAAGACGGGCATGCTGCAGACGCCCGCACCTCTGCCTGGACGCCGCGAGGAGGTCCGGGCGCTCGCGCGCCGCCTCGCGCTTCCGGAATGAGGTGATGGAGCTCGACCGGGCGCTCGAGGCCTACGCGAGCGTGGCGAGCTGGCGCGCCGGACTGCAGGAGCAGTGGGGCGGAGATCCGCTCGCCGAGGATCCGCACCGGCTGGAGAGCCTCGCCGGCTTCTGCGCGTACACCGGCCTCGATCCCGACGCGCTGGTCGCGTTCTGCTTTCTGCGCAAGCGCGAGACGAAGGAGCGCTTCGTGAGCGTCGCGCGCCGCGCGGAGCTCGCCGCCAAGCTCGCCGCCTGGGTCGCCGAGCGCGCCCTGCCCGCGCGCGAGTCGCGACAGCTCTCGGCCGACGTGCTGTCGTTCCTGATCCACAACGGCGTCATGATGAACGCGGGCGTCGCCCGCGGGAGCGCCGGCGGTCAGCCCGCGTAGAACAGCTTCGCGAGCCGTTCCTGATAGGCGAGCAGCTTCTCCGGCGCGATCGCGTAGAACGGCGGGATCAGGACCAGCGAGTCCGCCACCGTCCAGGCGCGCTCGACCTGCGCCCGCATTCGATCGGCGTCGCCGAGCAGCACGAAGCAGCGCACCATCTCGTCTGGAACCAGCCGCGCGTGCGCGAGCACGTCGCCGCGTTTCACTTCTGCCTGCAGGCGGCGCGCAACGTCTGCGAAGCCGTGCGCGGCGAAGAACGACTCGTACTGCTCGATCCCCGCGTAGAAGGCGACGGTCGCGCGCGCGTCCTCGATCGCCTCGCGCTCGTCGGCGCCCGGCGCGCACCAGAGCCAGAGGTTCAGGTCGATGTCCTCGCGCTTGCGGCCCGCGCGCGCGAGCCCGGCGCGCAGCTCGGGCTGGATCTTCTCGACCGCCCAGTCGAGCGACCACATCGGGTGGCCCATCACTCCGTCGGCGATCTCGGCCGCCAGCCGCACGGCCGGACCGCGCAGCGCCGCGATCCAGACCGGAATCTCTTCGCGTACCGGCGGCGCGGTGGGCTGCAGCTCGGCGAAGTCCGCCCGGTAGTACTCGCCGTTGAACGGCTCGAGCCCGCGGTGTGCGCCGCGGATCACGTGGCGCACCGCCGCGACCGTCTCGCGCAGGTGTGCCAGCGGCTTGTGCTCGGGCGCGCCGAACACGCCGCGCGTCCACGACTGCACGCTCGCGCCGAGGCCGAGCACGAAGCGCCCGCTGCTGACGCGGTCCATGTCGATCGCCGCCATCGCGGTCTCGAACGGGCTTCGCGCGGCGGCGATCGCGATGCCGCTGGCGAGCTTCACGCGCTCCGTCGCCATCGCCGCGGCCGCGAGCGGAATCCACGGCGGGCCGTAGACCTGCGCGGCGAACAGGCCCTCCAGCCCCTGCGCCTCGGCCTGCCGCGCCATCACCGAGAGGATCGGCGCCGGAAGCGCGCTCACGAAACCCCAGTACCGTCGTCTCGCGCTGGCCATCGTCGCTCTCTCCTCCGCGCGCATCATAGCTTCGCGCAGCTCGAATTGGCGCGCAGGAACGCGACGAGCTTCCAGATGTCGGTGTCACCGTCGGGGAGCACGCCGCTGAAGGGATCCATTCGCGTCCCGGGCACCCCCTGCGAGATCGAGCGGAAGATCTCCTCGTCGCTCCCACCATTCTTCCAGGCGCAGTCGAACAGGTCTGGGATGTCGCCGCGAGCGCCGCCACGCAGGCTGTGGCAGTACGCTCCGCACATGCCGATGAACAAGCTCTTGCCGCGCTTCACGGCGGCCGGGTCGCCGGCGAACACCGCGGCCGGAGACGGCTTCGGCGCCGCCGGCTCCGGCTTCGCGCAGTTCGCCGCGACGGCGAGCGCGGCGCCCGCAGCGAGGAGCACCGCGAGCCGAGACACTACTTCGGCAGGGCGAAGACGAAGAGCGTGCCGCCTTCCGTCGTGTTCTTCGGTCCGCCCATGAAGGCGTCCAGCGCCGAGAAGCTGCCCGAGGCGATCGCGACGTAGGTGCGCCCGTCGAGCTGGTACGCGATCGGCTGGCTGCGCACCCCGCCGCCCATCCGGAAGCGCCAGACCTCCTTGCCCGTTTTCGAGTCGAAGGCAAGCGCGTCGCCGGTCAGGTTTCCGGTGAAGACCACGCCGCCCGCGGTGCTGAGCGTGCCGCCGCCGAGCGGGAAGCGATCCTTGTAGACCCAGCGCACCGCGCCGGTCGCGACGTCGATCGCCGAGAACGTTCCGTACGACTTGCCTTCGTTTGCATCCAGCGTGTCGGGGAGCCCGCCCAGATACGGCATGCCCTTCGAGTACACCGCGATTCCCTTCGCGAAGATCTGGCACGCCTCGACCGCGGGGATGAACGCGAGGCCGAGCTCGGGGTTGTAGGCCCCCGTCCACGCGCCGTTCATTCCACCGAGGTTGCTCGGACAGATGCGCTCGGTGGTGTCCTCGCCGGGGAGCGCCTTGGGATCGACGTTCGGGCGGCCGGTCACCGGATCGATCGTCGCCCAGTTCACCTGCTCCAGATACTTCGTCGCGCGCAGGAACTTCCCGGTCGTGCGATCGAGCAGGTAGAAGTACCCGTTGCGGTTCGCCTGGGCGATCGCCTTCACGGGCTTTCCGGCGACGACCGTGTCGACCAGGAAGAGCTGGGTGTTGCCGTCGTAGTCCCAGAGATCGTGCGGCGTGAACTGGAAGTACCACTTGAGCTTTCCGGTCTTCGGATCGACTGCGAGCAGCGAATCCGAATAGAGATTGTCGCCGGCTCGATCGTCGCCGTTCCAGTCGGGCGACGGATTGCCGGTGGCCCAGAAGAGCGTGTCGCTCTCCGCGTCGTAGGCGCCCTGCGTCCAGGCCGGCGCGCCGCCACGCTTCCACGAATCGCCCGCCCAGGTCTCGACGCCGGGCTCGCCCTCGCCGGGAATCGTGTAGTGCCGCCAGGCGCGCGCGCCGGTCTTCACGTCGTACGCGTCGAAGAAGCCGCGCACACCGTACTCGCCGCCCGCGATGCCGATGATCGCGAGATCGCCGACCACCAGCGGCGCAGAGGTCGCGCTGAAGCCTTCCTTGTAGCTCGCGAGCTCGACGCTCCACTTGATCTCGCCGGTCTTCCGGTCGAACGCGAGCAGGTGCGCATCGAGCGTGGCCATCAGCACCAGATCGCCCGCGATCGCAGCGCCGCGATTCGGCGGCCCGCAGCAGAGCCGCAGGTTCTTCGGATTCGGATGGTCGTAGCGCCAGAGCAGCGCGCCGGTCTTCGCGTCCAGCGCGAAGATCCGGTTGTACGACGACGTCACGTACATGACTCCGCCGTAGACGACCGGCGAGACTTCGAACTGGCCCGTGGTCCCGCTCGGGAACGCCCACGCGACCTCGAGCTTCGCCGCGCTCGCCGGCGTGAGCGCCGCGATCGGGCTGTGGCGGAAGTTCCGGTAGTTCCCGCCGTAGAGCAGCCAACGCGATGGATCCGACGCCCCGCGATCGAGCATCTCCTGCGAGACCGGCCCCACCGAGGTGCCGACCGGCTTCTCCGCGAGCCAGTGATGGCCCTGGTCGGGAAGCGCGATCTCGGCGGCGAGTTCGCCCTCGTCCTGTTCCGCGCGCGCCCTCGCAGGAACGAAGGCCAGGCACAGCGCGAGCGTGATGCAGAGCGATCGGATCATCCGGCGTTCCACCCCCTGAAGTAGGGCACGAGAATCGCACGGACCCGCCTGCGCGTCACGCAGCGTCGGCGGGTCGCCCCTCGAAGTCCTCGATCACGAGCCCCGCGGTGCGATGGCCGGAGTGCATCGCGCCGGAGAACCCAGGGCCGGGGAACGTCCACGCACCGGCGAGGTAGAGACCCGGCACGGAGCTTCGCGCCTCGGGCCGGTGGATGCTGTGCGAGCTCGCCGACGAAGCGTACCCGTAGATCGATCCCTGCGGATTCGACGAGTAGCGCTCCATCGTGTGCGGTGTGCCGACCTCGACCACCTCGATCCGCTCGCGCAGGTCGGGGATCGCCTGCGCGAGCCGATCGACCAGCCACGCCTCGAGCTCTCGCTTGCGCTCGCGGTAGATCGCCTCGTCGTCGCGCCAGAGCCGGCCGTCGGCCATGACCGCCGCGTGCAGGATCGAGCGCCCCGCCGGCGAATGGTCGGGATCGGCGAGGTCGTGGTTGCCGATCATGTATCCCTGCTTGCGGTAGTCGCCGGCGAGCATCGCCTCGCGCTCCTGCTCGAAGTCGTAGGTCTGCATGAAGAATGCGCCGCGGTCGGAGAGACCGAGCCGGGCGGCGTCGCCGCGAATCCCCACGTAGGCCTGGTGGATCGAGCAGGCGATCGGCAGGCCGTCGACCCGGGGCAGCTCGGCCGCGCCGAGCCGGGCGTCGTCGAGCAGCCCGTGGTAGGTGAGCGGCGCCGAGGCATTGCTGATCACGACCGGCGCACGGAAGCGATCTCCGCGCCGCGTCTGCACGCCGACCACGCGTCCGTTCTCGGTGTCGATGCGCGCGACCTCGCGGCGCAGCAGGACGCGCCCGCGGTTGCGCTCGATCACGCGCACGAACGCGTCGGAGAGCGCCTGCCCGCCTCCTTTGACGTAGAAGCAGCCGCCGAAGTGGTAGCTCGCCCACATTCGCGCGTAGAGAAAGCCCGAGACCTCCGCTGGCACCAGGCCCAGGTAGCCCCAGATGGTGGCGAAGATCGCCTGGATCCGTTCGTCGCGGAGGTGCGCGTCGAGGAGCTCCGCGAGCGTGAGCGGAAGCGTCGCGAGCGCCGCCTCGCTCGGCCCACCGTCGGCGCCCTGCGCGTCGATCTCGCGCAGATGTTGGAACAGGTCGCGAACGCCGCGCGCCTGAGCCGGATACGTCTCGACGAGCAGCGCCTCGTAGGCGCCCGCGTCCGCGGGAATCTGCAGGTCGTGCCGCGGACCGCGGCTGCGGTAGGCGATGTCGAAGCGCCGCAGCTCCAGCTGCGGCAGCACGTCGAGCTCGGAGAGCAGCCGGTGCACCGAGCGCCCAGGAAGCAGATCGCCCGTCTGGTGCAGCGCGACGTCGAAGTCGTAGACGAGCTTCGTCCCGCGGACCTTGCGCAGGAAGTGGTGCGCGTAGCCGCCGGCGAAGACGTGCTGCTCCAGCACGAGCACCCGCAGGCCGGTCCGCGACAGGCGAGCCGCGGCAGCGAGTCCGCCGAGCCCCGATCCGATCACGATCACGTCCCAGTGGTCGTCGAGCTTCGGGTCCTGCCGGGTCATGGGGGTTCCTCCTCGATGCGGGATTCGATCGCGCTGCAGCCGGAGACCAGCTGCAGCAGAAGCGGCTCCACCAGCTCGGCGAGGCCGAGGCCGTGCGCGAGCTTGCCGGCGAGCTGGAGCGACACCAGTCCGTGTACGCCCGCCCAGAAGCCGTGCGCGAGCAGATCCACGTCGCCCCGCAGGCGGCCAGCCTCGACCGCGGCGCGCACGGCCTCGCGCAGCGGAGCCCAGGCGCGCAGCTCCGCTTCGCGAAGCTCCGGATGGCCGTCGGGATCGGGCTGGCCGAGCTCGAACATCAGCCGGTACGCGTGCGGCTCCGCGAGCGCGAAGTCGACGTACGCCTTTCCGAGCGCGAGCAGTCGCGCCGCGGGATCGGACTCGTCGGCTCCACCCTTCTCCTGGCTCGCCGCGAAGCGCTGGTAGGCGGCCGTGCGCACGAACGCGAAGATCTCGGCCTTGTCCCGGAAGTAGCGGTACGGCGTCATCCGGCTCACGCCGAGCGCGTCGGCGAGCACGCGGAAGCTCACGCCCTCGAATCCGCGCTGCGCGAAGAGCCTTTCGGCGACCGCGCAGAGCCTCTGGCGGAAGGCGTCGACGTCGTCCTGGGACAGGTTCCGGGGCACGGCGCATTTTTGACACTGTCAATTGACGATGTCAACAGCCGCAGAAAAGGGCCCGCCCCGGTCCGGCCCTCGGATAGACTCCGCTCGGCCGAGGCGAGGAGGAGCTTGGATGCGCGGACTTCGCAGGATCGTGGTGGCCGCGCTCGTCGTCGCGCTCGCGATCGGGATCGCGGTGATGGGCGCCTCCGAGCTCGGCGGCGAGGTCGTCACGCTTCACACCGCGTCGCCGGATGGCGAGGTCACGACGAGGATCTGGATCGTCGCCGACGCGGGCTACGCCTGGCTTCGCGCGGGCGTTCCCGAGAACGGCTGGCTGCTGCGCATCGACGCGAATCCGGAGGTCGTGGTCGAGCGCGGCGGCGAGTCGCTGCGCTTCCGCGCGGTGCCGGTTCGCGACGACCCGGCCATCCGCGACCGGATCCACCAGCGAATGCGCCAGGACTACGGCATGGCCGATCGGATCGTGAGCCTGCTCCGCGACGGCTCCAGATCCGTGCCGGTCCGGCTCGACCCGATCGCAGAGCCCGTAGAGCCCGACTAGTCCGCGAGCTCCTGCGCGCGCAGCGCCAGACCGCTCGCGACCGAGACCAGCTCGTCGCCAGCGCGCACGCGATCGACCCCGAAGCGCGACGCGAAGAGAGCGCGCACCGCGGGCACCAGGGACGAGCCGCCGGTCAGGAAGACGCGATCGACGTCGCCGCGCGCGATCTTCGAGCCCTCGAGCAGACCGTCGACGCAGGCCGCGAGCGCGTCGAGCTCGGGCTCGATCCAGGTCTCGAACTCGTCGCGCGCGATCGCCCGCTCGATCGCGATCGGGTCGCGGGCGAAGCGCAGTCGGGTCGCCTCCTCCCGCGTCAGCGCGAGCTTGGCGCGCTCGACCGAGCGGTGCAGGGGGAATCCGAGGTCCTCGCGGACCACCCGGATCAGCGCCTCGAGCCGAGCGGGTTCGAGCGCGTCGCGCTGCAGCTCGTGGAGCAGCGACAGCGTGCGCGGCGAGCGCAGGAACGAGAGATGATGCCAGCGCTCGAGGTGGCCGTAGATCCAGCGAGGAACCGGCAGCACGGTGCCGAAGATGGAGCGGAACTCGCTGCCGAGGCCGAGCGCGGGCGAGACCGCCGCGCGCACGATCTTCCCGTCGAAGACGTCGCCGGCCACCGGCACACCCGCGTTGCCGAGCACGCCACCGCTCTCGCCGCGCGCCCGCTCGCGGCGCGCATCCGGACCGACGCGGAGCAGCGAGAAGTCACTCGTGCCTCCGCCGAAGTCGCCGATCAGGATCAGCTCGTCGCGCGAGAGGGTCCGCTCGTAGTGGTAGGCCGCGGCGATCGGCTCGTACTCGAAGACCACGTCCGCCACCCCCGCGCTGGCGAACGCCGCGCGCAGCCGCGAAAGCGCGAGCGCCTCGTCCTCGCGGGAGCGTGCAGACACGAAGCGGACCGGACGACCGACCACGACCGGCCCGTCGAGGGGGCCGAGCTGCGCTTCGGCCTCGCGGATCAGCGCGCGGAGCAGCACCGCGATCAGGGCTTCCAGCCGGTACTCGCGTTCGAAGATCCGCGTCGACGAGAAGTCCCGCGCGGCAAGGAACGATTTCGGCGACTGGACCAGCCGGCCCGGCTCGTCGACGGAGAGGTAGCGCGCGATCGCGCGAGGCCCCGCCAGCTCGCGAAGCGCCCCGCTTCGGTTCGAAGCTCGCTCGAGGTACACGACCGAGCGGAAGGCGGTCGTGGTCTTCCCGCCGCCGCGCGCAAAGCGCGCCAGCCGCGGAGCACCGTCTCCCTCCGCCAGCGCGAGCGCAGAGTTGGTGGTTCCGAAATCGATACCGAACGTGCGACGCCCGTAGGCGGTCATGCGCCCTGGTCGAGATACTCCGAGAGGCCGTAGCCGATGCGCTCGCCGTCGAGCGTGTACTCCGTCATGCCCTCGCCGATGTGCGTGTTCTGTCCCGCGCGGCGGTTGCGCAGCGGGATGAAGCCGCGCACCCGCCCCTCGACGCGGTGCTTCGCGCCGTCGGAGAGCGTCACGTTCGCGCGCAGCACCGAGTGGTAGTTGGTGCCGCTCTCATAGTCGGTCTCGAGGTCGATACCGGTGATGCGCAGCAGCTCCTGCCCCTTGTGGAACACACCTCCGACGTGGTCGCCGACGATCGAGATCACCATGCCCAGATCGTCGCCGAAGTTCCCGGTGATCCAGCGGTAGGAGGGTGTCGACTGCCAGTAGCGCGGGCCCCAGGAGTGATCGCGCAGGCCGTGACCGCGGATCTCGATCGCAGGCTCGCCCTCGATCTCGATCGAGCCCGACACTTTCATGTGCTGCTCGTAGTGGGCGCGCGCGAAGTCGTTGCCGTCGTCCGGCTTTCCGACGTGTCCGTAGATCGGGCCGACTCCGTCGTGCACGAGATCGATCACGATCTTCCGGTGCGGGTTTTGCTTGAATGCGCGCCCCGGATCCTTCATCGCGCGCGGATCCGCCAGGTAGACGGCCGAGCCCTCGTAGCGGGTGCGCAGCTTCTCGCCGGGCACGAGCACGGTGACCTCGAGCCCGC
This Deltaproteobacteria bacterium DNA region includes the following protein-coding sequences:
- a CDS encoding LLM class flavin-dependent oxidoreductase, with amino-acid sequence MMRAEERATMASARRRYWGFVSALPAPILSVMARQAEAQGLEGLFAAQVYGPPWIPLAAAAMATERVKLASGIAIAAARSPFETAMAAIDMDRVSSGRFVLGLGASVQSWTRGVFGAPEHKPLAHLRETVAAVRHVIRGAHRGLEPFNGEYYRADFAELQPTAPPVREEIPVWIAALRGPAVRLAAEIADGVMGHPMWSLDWAVEKIQPELRAGLARAGRKREDIDLNLWLWCAPGADEREAIEDARATVAFYAGIEQYESFFAAHGFADVARRLQAEVKRGDVLAHARLVPDEMVRCFVLLGDADRMRAQVERAWTVADSLVLIPPFYAIAPEKLLAYQERLAKLFYAG
- a CDS encoding PQQ-dependent dehydrogenase, methanol/ethanol family, whose translation is MIRSLCITLALCLAFVPARARAEQDEGELAAEIALPDQGHHWLAEKPVGTSVGPVSQEMLDRGASDPSRWLLYGGNYRNFRHSPIAALTPASAAKLEVAWAFPSGTTGQFEVSPVVYGGVMYVTSSYNRIFALDAKTGALLWRYDHPNPKNLRLCCGPPNRGAAIAGDLVLMATLDAHLLAFDRKTGEIKWSVELASYKEGFSATSAPLVVGDLAIIGIAGGEYGVRGFFDAYDVKTGARAWRHYTIPGEGEPGVETWAGDSWKRGGAPAWTQGAYDAESDTLFWATGNPSPDWNGDDRAGDNLYSDSLLAVDPKTGKLKWYFQFTPHDLWDYDGNTQLFLVDTVVAGKPVKAIAQANRNGYFYLLDRTTGKFLRATKYLEQVNWATIDPVTGRPNVDPKALPGEDTTERICPSNLGGMNGAWTGAYNPELGLAFIPAVEACQIFAKGIAVYSKGMPYLGGLPDTLDANEGKSYGTFSAIDVATGAVRWVYKDRFPLGGGTLSTAGGVVFTGNLTGDALAFDSKTGKEVWRFRMGGGVRSQPIAYQLDGRTYVAIASGSFSALDAFMGGPKNTTEGGTLFVFALPK
- a CDS encoding NAD(P)/FAD-dependent oxidoreductase; this encodes MTRQDPKLDDHWDVIVIGSGLGGLAAAARLSRTGLRVLVLEQHVFAGGYAHHFLRKVRGTKLVYDFDVALHQTGDLLPGRSVHRLLSELDVLPQLELRRFDIAYRSRGPRHDLQIPADAGAYEALLVETYPAQARGVRDLFQHLREIDAQGADGGPSEAALATLPLTLAELLDAHLRDERIQAIFATIWGYLGLVPAEVSGFLYARMWASYHFGGCFYVKGGGQALSDAFVRVIERNRGRVLLRREVARIDTENGRVVGVQTRRGDRFRAPVVISNASAPLTYHGLLDDARLGAAELPRVDGLPIACSIHQAYVGIRGDAARLGLSDRGAFFMQTYDFEQEREAMLAGDYRKQGYMIGNHDLADPDHSPAGRSILHAAVMADGRLWRDDEAIYRERKRELEAWLVDRLAQAIPDLRERIEVVEVGTPHTMERYSSNPQGSIYGYASSASSHSIHRPEARSSVPGLYLAGAWTFPGPGFSGAMHSGHRTAGLVIEDFEGRPADAA
- a CDS encoding TetR/AcrR family transcriptional regulator, with amino-acid sequence MPRNLSQDDVDAFRQRLCAVAERLFAQRGFEGVSFRVLADALGVSRMTPYRYFRDKAEIFAFVRTAAYQRFAASQEKGGADESDPAARLLALGKAYVDFALAEPHAYRLMFELGQPDPDGHPELREAELRAWAPLREAVRAAVEAGRLRGDVDLLAHGFWAGVHGLVSLQLAGKLAHGLGLAELVEPLLLQLVSGCSAIESRIEEEPP
- a CDS encoding nitroreductase family deazaflavin-dependent oxidoreductase; the encoded protein is MRGLRRIVVAALVVALAIGIAVMGASELGGEVVTLHTASPDGEVTTRIWIVADAGYAWLRAGVPENGWLLRIDANPEVVVERGGESLRFRAVPVRDDPAIRDRIHQRMRQDYGMADRIVSLLRDGSRSVPVRLDPIAEPVEPD
- a CDS encoding Hsp70 family protein, with amino-acid sequence MTAYGRRTFGIDFGTTNSALALAEGDGAPRLARFARGGGKTTTAFRSVVYLERASNRSGALRELAGPRAIARYLSVDEPGRLVQSPKSFLAARDFSSTRIFEREYRLEALIAVLLRALIREAEAQLGPLDGPVVVGRPVRFVSARSREDEALALSRLRAAFASAGVADVVFEYEPIAAAYHYERTLSRDELILIGDFGGGTSDFSLLRVGPDARRERARGESGGVLGNAGVPVAGDVFDGKIVRAAVSPALGLGSEFRSIFGTVLPVPRWIYGHLERWHHLSFLRSPRTLSLLHELQRDALEPARLEALIRVVREDLGFPLHRSVERAKLALTREEATRLRFARDPIAIERAIARDEFETWIEPELDALAACVDGLLEGSKIARGDVDRVFLTGGSSLVPAVRALFASRFGVDRVRAGDELVSVASGLALRAQELAD